The window AGCAACAATCCTGAGATCTGGATGAAAGCAGATGATCACAGAGGGCCAGTCACGCAATGAGAGTGAATGTTTAACCTAATttttctttgtaatgacaaatgCAAAGGCAAGAGGGCAGTGAAGCTGTGCAGAATTTTTATTAGAGGCATCACAAGAGATACATGAACAGCAAACAGTATTCAGACCTGTTTGAGTCAGCAATGTAATGCAACTTCCTACTCTAGCAGACAGTAATGACCACATGAGCAAAAGGTGTTAATCTACACATCATAGAGCAGCACAGTAATCGGAGCACTCAGCGCCATGTTGTGTATGATTTGCTTGGAATAAatgttttcatcattttcatCCTCCacgaagacagacagaaagtgatTAGCATCCCAGGGCACTTCCTTAGTCTCAGAGACCGGCACACGGACGCACTTGACGTCCTTCCTGAAGATGAACTTCACGATCTTATCATCCTCTTCGGGCTGGGAGTCGATGAAGCCGTCAAGCTCCAGAGCCTTCTCAGTGATGAACACCCGGACGTTCCTTTTGCTGAGGTTGCTCATCTGGCATGCAGTGTTGATATTTCCCATTTCGTTATGTCTGAAGTGACTGCTACGATTGGTCAGGACTGCAGGTCTTGCTTGAGGCTGTAATTTAAAAAGTGATATTCCTCATAACCTGTATTCAAATTTGTGGACatattacatttgtttgtaTGCTCAAAAACAATGCCCCCAGGCCTTTTTCTCCACActtgaatgtactgtacaaTCATTTGTCTTATAATTTGTCATAGCCTACAGTATTTCTTTAATTCTTATTTTTATTCTACTTACCATTCTTTATTTTACACTAGCCTTTTAGCAGAGCATATAATGTTTGCCATTCTGCATTTTACTCGCATATTGAATAAGCATGTGGCAAATCAAACTTTtgaattttattattttaatgccTTTTGGAGTACAATGTGACATTATCAATTTAGTTTGCACATAACACCATCCACTCCAGCATGTGATTGATGTATATGAatggaaaaggaaaagacatTAGCTACAATGCTGCTATATTTTCTATTGTTAATCAACCTGCTTGTTTTTTGAGTTTGGTTTGAGCCATTCAACGTGTACAAAAGTAAGTCTTCTACGAGCACAGAAATTGCAATTATTTCTTCCCTGCATACtcgaacacaaacacatatgtgtatttaatacacaatacacaccaGATTTTGTTATCATTTTCGTCTTTTCTTAATGTCTAatctggattaaacacaaaatgaatTCTTACCTGCTGCGACACCAAAGTCAAGGTGACAATAATGCACTGTGGCTGTTCTCCTGACTTCAGCAGCTGGTGTCTTATGGAAGTCTGATAATATGCAAAAACATTTAGCACAGCTATGGTAgggaaatatactgtatgtgcacctGCTTCAAAAGATCAAGGATCGTATAGGTGTCCATTACACCTAGCATCTCTTTTACCCATATTTTTGTCAGTGACAAGACAACAATAACACTAATTAACAACATCCTTAACCATTATAAAAGGGTAATTATCAGTTTTAGTAAACAGTTGTGTCTGAACCAGGTGTTTCTGTTACAGTAATCTGCCCTGTAGTCATTTAAGTGTTAAGGTTTTAAGTTGTTATTCTTATTGTCACGAAAATCACGaaacagggttagggttaaccctAACACTAGTCTATTTCCTCGACgttccatttccgggattgctccgttgctgacggaaattccgccggatttcactcattcatATCTGTGGCCTTGGGCTTCCTtggtgttggcattttaaactccggtggatttctgaggactatggttaactgctcctcagatctctgcagggtaaatccagacagctagctagactatctgtccaatctgagttttctgtcgcacgactaaaacaacctttgaacgttccaccaaaacaagttccttcccgaggctgttttgcagcggtACCATTGCTCCGTACAAtgcgcgatattacgaatcccactatggccacgccaagacccgcccttcaatagcatttattagCCAGGCGTCCATGAGAacacaaggtaacgtaaccccatttgttcaggtcctatcccctgaccaatcggctatcctaaccttaaccactcgaggtgaAATGcgtaaccccaaccaatcgagctgcttcgtagggcgggtcttggcgtggccatagtgggattcgtaattttgCCTATggggcttagcgccacccaagacgattgtgaatggtttaaagaaatgccaataaaccagaggaggtttttctcccaccctggaatgctgtgtggactagccagacccctCTCTGCAGCGCCAcgctgaaggaaggtctggcaaagcgagactaccctAACACTAATCAAAACCAACGATGTGTccatctctcaatactttctgatTCCCTACACTATCTGTGTCACTCAAGCCCATCCATCCTACTGAAAATGTTACAggtcacaaatatatattttaatttcttAAAAAGGTTAAATAGTCCTAAATATCCTTAAACATTTGGGCATTGTAGTTTTTAGAAAACGTTACTTAAACGCGAGTCAACAGttcatttgttggggactatttttaaTTGCAGATTAATACACaattggtgctctagtgagaaTTTCTAGCTGCAGGACTGTGTATGTGGGATCAgatcaaaataaactacagtgcctaCAGTATATGCTCATTGTAATGAAGGAACAGGTAGTATATAGTGTTTGGACAACAGTGGATCTCTATGTCACAGAGGGATacgatatatcaggctttggatacatGTACAACacttgttagtaggatcaattcattgttggttttgtatgttttattggGATTTGTAGACAATACGAAGAAGATAAAATATTAATAGACTTATCTTGTAAGTTATTCTGAAATGTGATACAGCAGTGGTATGTATTACAATTGTTCCTGTGGACATTAAACCAGTTTATTCTGAAATGGAGAAGCTACTTAACTCATTAGGAACTAGTTCAACTTTCCTATAAGGTTTGCCACTGTGGAAGTGATATAAAATTGCCTCTTTGTAACTACAGCACCTTGTTAGATAGAGCAGAGTCATATTTGCTGCATGGTTTGCATATTCAAAGTGAGATGAGAAAGGTGCATTAAAGATAACAGCGTTACGGTTGGGTTTATGCTGCCTTCCAGCACTCATTCTCAGCACAATGAGGccgtggctgctgctggtgtccCTGCTTGTCTCTGACCTGAGTCCCCTTGGGGACGGGGATGGGGTCATGGATTATTGCTGTTGGAGTTTATGCAGAAAATTGCTTCAGATGGGTCCCCCAGGACTGGAGATACTTGAGACCCAAACTGAACACCAATGCATGTGTATCAAGAGAAACTGTGTGCACAAACTGGGGACCTCCCCTTTTTACTGGACACACACAGTCCATGATGATCATGGATGTTTGTCTCATCAGGAATTTACAGGAATACTGGTATGCTTATTTCAATCAGTATTGGTATGCATACTACTACATATTTTCTCTGTTCATGTACTGAATTGTGATCACAACTATTGCTACTATATTTCATATCCTCTGTATgcaaattatttgtttttaccttACTGcatttctctgtcctgctgctcTCTGGCGTGTGCATGAATTATTAGAATAACAGGTGCGATTTTAACAGTCAACTGCCTCAAAACTACACTAGCTAAAAACATGAAGCTGATCATCACACTGACGATAACAACCAGGGTTTATTTTTGTACTAATTTAACACTGTTAATAATAAGAAAATCTGACCTGCAGCTTGTTTTTGCATGTGTTCAGAATATTTATGGGAGATCAGAGAGATACATTTCCAACTAATGCCTTTGGCTCAGAGAGAGACACTTTACTAGGAAACTGCTTTATAGGGCAGAAAAGACCTTGGAGACATGGAGACCTTACAATACTACCAATAGGATGACTAAGAACGAGAAGTAGAATATAAATCTCACGGTTAAACAGACATGAAGAAATAAATTTACTGAAAGAGTAACTGCAACAGTTGCGGAAATTTGAATATCTCCTGTTGAGAGTTCCTTCTTTCTACTTACCATTAAACATACcctgctgcatgtgtgtgtgactgtgtttgtgtgtgtgttcttgtttaactatattcgtggggtccaaaaaccgggagtccagtatacttgtggggtctggacagctttgtggggccaaaatgctggaccccacaactttaaagggctgtttgagttAAGACTtagttttaggattagggttagaattaggttagggttagggttagggtaagggttaaggttaggcatttagttgcaATGTTTTAGTTGGGAATGCATTATATCAATGATgggatagtgaaacgcactgtgtgtgtgtgtgtgtgtgtgtgtgtgtgtgtgtgtgtgtgtgacactgtgtttgtgtgtgtgtgtgtgtgtgtgtgtgtgtgctgagggAACTGCCATCAAAGTGAAAGATTTAGCATGAAGAGAGACACATTAAAGCACTAAAAAAGAACCATTAAAAGTTGTCACTCCCTGCCTTAGAAaccaagagtctacagccatgttaGCAGCTCTTTGGggctgtgctttgagctaaatgctaacgtcaacCCGCTGACACACTCACAGTAACAATGCCTACGTGCTAGTGTTTAGCAGGTTTTAATGTTCACAATTGTCAACCTGTTAgttaagcatgctaacatttggtaattaaaaaaataaaatccggGCTGAGGCTGACAGAATGCCATTTTTGCAGATATTTGATCATAAACTGAAATATTGGAGGAGCTAAAAGTTTGACCTGATAATGGCGCCAGATGAAACGTCCctctaatagttgttgagatagtcagtctggaccaaagtgatggaTTGACCAAATGGCCTTGCTATCCCTAGAGCCATGTTGCTGGTGAAGGAAGTAATGTTCTTGAAATGGCTATTTTTATGTCATGGCTCATGCATTTGTCTGGTGTCAGTTATGTAACCAACTCTATCTTCCTCTCCCGTCACTTTAGGctgtttctctcctctgtggaaAGGGAAAAAGTGTTCCAGCCTTTCTGCTGAGGTCAGATGCTTTACCAGCGCTGCATGCTATTAGTGAAACCAGTCATATTGCCGTGGACATAATAAAAGATCCCCCTGATCCAGAGTCTGCATGGACACTGAATCATCACACAGCCGCCTCAGGCCACAATTTTCAGGCTTTCGCACTGGAGAAATCCAAGAGCTTGGCACCCGCCACCATTGTTCAACTGCAGAAAATGCTGACAAAGAGATACTGTGCTGCTACAACTGTGAATATTTCCTGCTGTTTTAAAGAGGGCGAAATAAGATCAGCAATGATCATCAAGAAAATGTCCAAAGAAAAGATTGCACAACTACAAatcagacaaaaagagagcacACGGCAAGCGTTGGACATTAAAGTTCTCATGAAGTATGATGGACAAGCTGTAGTCCGTCAAAATGACGTTTCCCAAGCTGCTACTCTGCACCCTGGCAGCGCTTCAATGAATGCCTCAGATGTATCACAATCAGAGATAAAGAGAAGTTCAGTCAAAACGATTAAGAAAAACGAACATTTGATCTTCAACTTGCAAAAAAGTGCTCAGAAGCAACAACCTTTAAAAGCTGCATCTAGTgtgtatgatgatgatgatgatgatgatgatgatgatgatgacgatggaTTTTATATTGAGAAGCAACTCTTGTTGATATCCAGAGAGAAGACAGAATCTATGAAGAGACTGCAGTTCAAGATAAAGTCTGCTCAGGATGATAATAAAGAAGATTTTAATGTGAGGATAATCACAAAACAAGCAGAGCTTCGACGCCCAGAGggagaaagacaaacagaacgatcacatacaaatattgacaatggaaatcagaaaaaaatagcATTTATCCTACAAGCTGCGCATAAAACAGAGAATAATGATGTTGATCACAAACATATACATACTGAGGTGGGAGAAGAAGTCTTAGTCATGTTATTCcccccacacagagacacagagaggaagacacAAAAAGTACCATCATCGGAAATAAAACTTATTCTGCACACAGACACTGggtggaaaacaggaaatatacCCCTAAAggagttgggtgaccccccacCCATGACTAAAGTTACaaagaagacattttttattGAACCAAAGAGTTTGAAAGAAAGTctgttttcattaaaaatgcatGCGCCGCTCGATAGAACACACAGCATGGatatgaaagcagcagaaattaCAGCTAAAGTAAATACAGTGTCTGTATATACTGAGCAGATCAAATcgacacaagaacacacagagACTTATAATACACCTGGTGAAATTATGGGCATAAATCATACTAAACAAGAGGAAAATGTGCCGTCAGAAGAATCCGTTATACCTTTACCTCCCTCACTTAAAATGACGGAAAGAGAAACTGCAAAAACAGAGCATATAGCAGAGACAACGACAGTAAACATGGAGATAAAAGAGACAACATCAAGTACGGAAGCCTACAATCAAGGCGGCACTAAGAAAGCAGACAGACTGCCAAGTAGAGAGACCCCAAGGACAACAATGAGTCCAGAATTTGAGCCCAGATTTATAAAATGGAAAACTGGGACTATACAAGCTACAACTGAGAAGTCCTTCACCGGCCTCAGGATTAGACAGGACGTCCCAGCAGATACAACCAAACTTCATGAAGGCACTGAAGAAACAGCTgtaactgaaagaaaagaaGTCCAAAATGATCCAAAAGTGGACTCATTTACATTTGcaaaacctttaaaaacaacCTACAAACAAGCTACAGACACGCTTCCAAAAGTAAGTAAAGCTGAAGTAACAGATTTCTATGAAAAACCTGGTGAAATTAAAGGAAtggttcgacattttgggaaatacactcaATCGCATTATGGTGGACTATTAGATGAGAAAATTGACACCACTCTCATATTGGTCCGTTAAGTGTGAGGCTACATGTAGCAGAggattagcttagcatagcagaAAGAgtggaaacaggggaaacagtTAGCCATGCTCTGTTCAAAGGGGACAAAATgttcactaattaacacgttatatctcGTTTGTTCAATCCCTATGAAAACCAGTGTAAAAATGTCTTGGCCAGACACAGTAAACTTACTGGAGTCTCCGCTGGTTGCATGGCAACTGCTCAAAAGCAAAAAATAGTTTGGCACATAACCCCCCATAAAACAAGAAATtgtaatttttacattttgttttttgtacgtATTGAACAAATGAGATattatgtgttaattagtgagctttagaggtgctggtagctGGAGTTTCTTTACATtctgacagagccaggctagctgtttccctctctaATTGCTGTCTGAAGCCTTATAtataacagacagacatatattcTTCTAACTGTGGGCCAGAAAGCCAATTATTGTATTCcctaaaatgttgaactttttGATAAAACTGATAATGCTGCAGGGATATTAACATTCTTAAGAACTATCAGAAAACAATTTCAAAATACGCATTTTTTTTGgttatacttttttatttgatgAATGATTGATCTTTGAGAGCAAAAATGTTACATTGCTAATAATTGGCCAcctaataaaatacttttttttgtttcaattctCACTTCAAAAAGTGTATGTATTGTAAGAAGAAATGAGTCACATTTCTCAGCAGTGAATGTACTGATGCAAAGTTCTCCCTACAGACTACAGATGACAATATGCCACTCTGCAGAGGTTTAATACATCGCACTGCAGCTGGGTGGAAACACTGTATGGAGAGAGCTGCAGGAATGGGATCGAAGATGTTTTACTCAAAGGAACCCACGGATGCATTTAAGCATACAGGAGAGCAGGAGACAGAACGTATGTCCATCAGAGACCAGAAAGACAATCTTCTTAATGACGATGAATACGATCATTTCTATTATTTTGACGGCGTACTGAAAAGAGTTCAGAATTATTTTTACCCCTATTACAAGAGACAAAGACTGCGAAAAAGGAGCCCTGATAACACAGAAAACAGTGTTTTCACAGTGAGAAACAAAAGAGACACTCGTGAAAATCTCCTCAGCTATATCAGACGTCTTACTTTAAGGAATAAGGCCGATCAACCCAAATGATCAGGCCCTGAAGATGATG is drawn from Sander vitreus isolate 19-12246 chromosome 16, sanVit1, whole genome shotgun sequence and contains these coding sequences:
- the LOC144531285 gene encoding uncharacterized protein LOC144531285, with amino-acid sequence MGNINTACQMSNLSKRNVRVFITEKALELDGFIDSQPEEDDKIVKFIFRKDVKCVRVPVSETKEVPWDANHFLSVFVEDENDENIYSKQIIHNMALSAPITVLLYDV